One Bacteroidia bacterium genomic window, GACATTATGAATAAATTAAGAAATTTTTTTTGGTGGTGTTCAGGGGCAAATAAATCTATTTTAGAAAAATGCCCAACCGAACATGAAAAATATTTTGGTATTGGTGGTACTGTCTTTTTTACTGGGCTTTTTGCTGTTATTTCTGGTAGTTATGCATTATATTTCGTATTCAATGATTTATATTCAATGCAACGAATTATTAGTTCAATACTTTTTGGATTGATATACGGCTCAATGATTTTTAATCTTGATAGATGGATAGTTTCAAGTATGAAAAAGGGCAAAAATAGACTTGCTATAATTCGGTTGTTCCTTGCGGCTATAATTGCTTTTGTAATTTCAAAACCTCTTGAGCTTCAAATATTCCATACGTCAGTAGAATATGAGATTGAAAACATGAAACAAAAAGATATAAAGTACAAAGAAGATGCATTAATAAATCCTCTTAAAAATGACATATCCGAACTAGAATCTCAGATTAGTAACTTAAACAAAGAAATTAGTGAAAAAGCCAAGGTTAGGGATAATTTAATTAGCGAAGCAAATGGAGAATGGGATGCATCAAAAGGTACTCATGTATTTGGCAATGGTCCTGTTTTTAAGAAAAAACAATCAGATGCGGATAGAGTACAAAAAGAACTTGATGAAATAAATGCAAGAAATCTACCATTAATTGATAAATTGCAAAAA contains:
- a CDS encoding DUF4407 domain-containing protein, with the protein product MNKLRNFFWWCSGANKSILEKCPTEHEKYFGIGGTVFFTGLFAVISGSYALYFVFNDLYSMQRIISSILFGLIYGSMIFNLDRWIVSSMKKGKNRLAIIRLFLAAIIAFVISKPLELQIFHTSVEYEIENMKQKDIKYKEDALINPLKNDISELESQISNLNKEISEKAKVRDNLISEANGEWDASKGTHVFGNGPVFKKKQSDADRVQKELDEINARNLPLIDKLQKELIAKRDSVKSLSQSVKSKKRGNYDGLDKRINPKRIFKVNNYVILPEGY